A single region of the Carnobacterium viridans genome encodes:
- a CDS encoding aldose 1-epimerase family protein: MITIENDYLSIAIKEKGAELAKVYNKVDTFNYLWTGDSQYWGRHAPVLFPIIGKLNQDTYTIGQKEYTMSQHGFARDFDFELISKSDDHALFCLSDNEQTQKMYPFKFKLEINYVLEGKKLSVQYTVENLSETNKLPFALGAHPGFNVPLNDEGGFSDYNLSFEPDLKNPVQVLEIDDGPFPFITGNNKNLTLVKDNVLNLEYTTFDNGLLIIDEAIKTVTLSSKLSKSSITLEVSDFPYLTLWTLENKQAPFLCIEPFYGLPDKVGKMGNLYDKKGNCILAPLDTKEMQFSMIFE, from the coding sequence GTGATTACTATTGAAAATGATTATTTATCCATTGCTATCAAAGAAAAAGGAGCAGAGTTGGCAAAAGTTTACAATAAAGTAGACACTTTTAACTACTTATGGACCGGAGATAGCCAATACTGGGGAAGACATGCTCCTGTGTTGTTTCCAATTATAGGTAAGCTGAACCAAGACACGTATACTATCGGTCAAAAAGAATACACAATGAGTCAACACGGTTTTGCTAGAGACTTTGATTTCGAATTGATCAGCAAAAGCGACGATCATGCGCTATTTTGTCTATCAGATAATGAGCAAACTCAAAAAATGTATCCTTTTAAATTTAAATTGGAAATCAATTATGTATTAGAAGGGAAAAAGCTTTCTGTTCAATACACTGTTGAAAACCTTAGTGAGACAAACAAATTGCCTTTCGCTTTAGGTGCTCACCCAGGGTTTAATGTTCCTTTAAATGATGAAGGTGGCTTTTCTGATTATAACTTATCCTTTGAACCTGATTTAAAAAACCCAGTCCAAGTCTTAGAAATTGATGATGGTCCTTTCCCATTTATTACAGGAAATAATAAAAATTTGACCTTAGTAAAAGATAACGTCCTCAATTTAGAGTACACAACTTTCGACAATGGACTGCTAATTATTGATGAAGCAATCAAGACTGTTACCTTATCTAGCAAACTTTCTAAAAGCAGTATTACATTAGAAGTAAGTGACTTTCCTTATTTAACGTTATGGACACTTGAAAATAAACAAGCTCCATTTTTATGCATTGAACCTTTTTATGGATTACCTGATAAAGTAGGTAAAATGGGCAATTTGTATGATAAAAAAGGCAACTGTATTTTAGCTCCTTTGGATACTAAAGAAATGCAGTTTTCAATGATCTTTGAGTAG
- a CDS encoding recombinase family protein: MKIAYARVSTDKQELHRQLDALEKVGYDKLIQEKFTGTQKKRAGLDSLFNTVRSGDTVIIESISRLGRKTLDILSTVEELKEQGVEVISLKENLDTSTPTGQAMFQMMAVIAQLERDLTVQRVNEGLASAKARGVKLGRPTMDKQKVTDALRLYDSGHYSVKDIIRITGISQGSLYRKIKERDSKQLSSDIKYKVKETED, translated from the coding sequence ATGAAAATTGCTTATGCTAGAGTATCGACAGACAAACAAGAACTTCATCGTCAACTAGATGCTTTAGAAAAAGTTGGTTACGATAAACTTATACAAGAAAAATTTACCGGTACGCAAAAGAAACGCGCTGGACTAGATAGCTTATTTAATACTGTTCGTTCAGGTGATACAGTTATTATTGAATCGATTAGTCGTTTAGGTAGAAAAACGCTAGATATTTTGTCTACGGTTGAAGAACTTAAAGAGCAAGGAGTAGAAGTTATTTCGTTAAAAGAGAATTTAGATACTTCTACTCCAACTGGCCAGGCCATGTTTCAGATGATGGCTGTAATTGCTCAATTGGAACGTGATTTAACGGTACAGCGAGTGAATGAAGGTTTAGCATCAGCTAAAGCACGTGGCGTGAAGCTTGGTAGACCGACAATGGATAAACAAAAAGTAACAGATGCTTTACGCTTATATGATTCAGGACATTATTCGGTTAAAGATATCATCCGAATCACTGGTATCTCTCAAGGATCATTATACCGAAAGATAAAAGAAAGAGATTCCAAACAACTTTCATCTGACATTAAGTACAAAGTAAAAGAAACTGAAGATTAG